The genomic DNA CCTCTGTGTGTTCCAGGAAGGCTCTTGGTTTGAAGTAACCCGCTGCATTAACCAGATATTTTAGGTCAGGTAAATCGCTTGTAATTTTCTCACAGAAAGTCCGGACTTCTTCCAGGTTAGCCAAATCCAGTCCATATACTTTTACGGAACCTATGTTTGCTAATTCCTCTTTCGTTTCATTCAGGTTAGGCGTATTTCTGCCTACTATGGTAACTTCGATTCCCTGCTTTAAAAGTATTTCAGCGGTAGTCTTTCCCATACCGGTAGTGCCACCTACAATTAGTGCTTGTTCCATTATATTGTTAAGTAATTTATGCGAGGGTGTAAATTCTTACCTCAGGCGTGTCCTTCAGATATGGCTTCAATGCTACTACTACATCGTTATTAAATAGCTCAGTTGTAAGATAGGCCTGGGCGTCTGCAGCTGATTCAAAACCGTGCAATACCTGCACATCTTCCTCCCGAATAAGAAGTTCTTTGGAAGTTGCCCCTTTTATGCTATCTAGGAAGGGAGCTTTATATTTATGGTACACGCCTGCAGCACTTGGTCTGTCTGCGTTGTCAATCTTTAGACTAATCTGTAAATATGCTTTTGTCATTGTAGAATGCGTTTCAGTTTACAATGCAAAGTTCACCAGTTTTCAGGGGGTAGAAAATGGACAGATGTGAAAACAACTGGTAGATTTAGGAAACAGATTTCCTAAAGTCTGAAGGGGAGAGTTTTGTGTGCTTTTTGAAATACTTTACAAAGTAGGAAGGGTCATCAAAACCCAGGCGGTAGCCGATTTGATTAACGTTTAAGTTAGAGTGAAGCAGCAGCCGTTGTGCCTCCAGTATCAGCCGTTCCTGGATCATCTGGGAGGGTGTCTTGCCCAAGGTATGGTTGGTAAGGTCCGATAAAGTGCGAGAGGAGATATGCAGTAGTTGAGCGTATTCGGCTACAGTTAGTCCTTTGGTGTAGTTGTCGTCAATCAGGTTCACAAATTTGATCAGGTAAATTTTTTTGTCATCCAGAGTAAAAGGTACAGCAGTAGCATTCCTTTCAAAATCATGTATTCTACGTTGCACCTGAATCAAGAAAGCTTTCAAATATATTCGGATCAACTCTTCCTTGCCAAATGACTCTTCATTTTGTAGCTCCCTTCTGATTTGCGTAATGTATTCGTCCAGGATGTGGTCAATGCCCTGGCTGATGCTACAGGAAGGCAGCTGGTAGGGATTGTTGAAAAGGTTATACTTTAGGAAAAAGTCTACTTTATTGTCTTTCTGAACCAAAAAGGCTTCGTTAAAGTGAATCAGAATTCCAGCGTAATCGGTCTTCTGGTCAAAATAATGCACCTGATTTTTAGAAATGAAAAAGATAGCGTTATCAGACACATCATATTGCCTGAAATCTACAAAGTGCTTGCCTGTACCGCGCTTGAACCAGATGATCTGGTAATAGCTGTGAATATGAGGTTTTGAAGTATCTCTCTGATTCTTGTTTAGGTATTGGCTTAAATCATGTATGGCAAACTGTGGTTTATCAGGCTGATACCGATTTAAATGGTATTCGTGGATCGGAGTAAGCTTGTCTTTTGTCATCGATGTCAGCAGTAATTTATATCCACAAGTATGTGCAGTAGCTCAACTTAGAAGTTCTATGCTATTACCTACGCTGCTACTTCATTAAAGCTGTTAAGATAAGTTATTAGGAATAAACCCGGTTAGTCTTTGCTGAATACTACCAGTGTCTTTCTCATATTTACCATAAATAAGCTCCTGAAAAGAAAGACTTTTGTAAAATGAAAACACCTGAAAAAATCATCCTTATAGGAGGCGGTTTAAGCGGACTAACATTGGCTTATTTGTTAGCAGAAAAGAATGTAGAAACCCTTGTTTTGGAAGCTTCCCCAAGATTAGGAGGCAGAATACAAACCGTAAAAGGGAATTTGGGTACGCCCATGGAATTAGGCGCTACCTGGTTTGCCGAAAAGCATTGTCATTTATCAACCTTAATAGAAGAACTGCAACTACAGAAGTTTCCCCAGTTTTCAAAAGGCCTTTCCCTGTTTCAAACAAAATCGTTCGAGCCGCCACAAAAGTTCTTTGTACCGGAAGCAGAAGCACCTTCTTACAGGCTTGCCGGCGGGACTAAAACTTTGACAGATGCCTTGGCTCAGAAGCTAGAGTCTAAAAACATCCGGTTAAATGCAAGGGTAATAAGAATCAGAGAGGCTGATGATACAGTAACTGTAGAAACGGAAAGCGGAGAAGTGTTTAAGGCTGCTAAAGTCGTGCTTTGCCTGCCTCCACAGTTAGCGGCTTCCCGGATCGAATTCTCTCCAGCATTACCTAAGCATGTTCAGGAAATCCTGCCAACCGTACAGACGTGGATGGCAGGTGCGGTTAAGTTTACATTAGAGTATGCAGAACCCTTCTGGCGAATGGCAGGCTATTCGGGTATGCTTTACAGCCACGCCGGCGTTATTGCGGAGATGTATGACCACACCAATTTTGAAGAAGATAAATATGGATTCACAGGTTTTCTAAGTAGTGGTGCCGCATCGTATACCCAGGAAGTTCGAAAAGAATTTGTGCTGCGCCAGCTAGACGAATTACTTGGAGAAAAGGCCTTGAAGCCTACTGCTTATTTCGATAAAGTATGGACGGACGAATTTGTACTTGCTGGAAGTCCGGTAATTCAGCGCCCTCACCAGAATAATGGACACCCGTTATTGCAGAAGAGTTATATAAACGAAAAGCTTTTATTCTGTGGCACGGAGACAGCTTCTGAATTTGCAGGGTATATGGAAGGAGCCATACAAGCAGCACGGGGTGTCGTTGAAAGACTTTGTAACCACTAAACCTGTATGGTATAAATACAAGCAGAACGTTTTGTAGATGCTGGATCTACATAAAACTCAAAACGAAAAGTATATAAGTGCGAAAATGATGGACGGGTAACAACAGTTAAATTATTTTCTGTTGCTCCTGAAACATAAACTACTTATTCATCTAGTAAGTGCTTTTTCATGTTCGTAGTAGAGATTCATGAGGCCAACCAAAACGAATTTGGGAGTAAATGAGAAGAGTTAGCTCTGCACTTTTCTCGAACAATGGATTTTAGATACCTTGTCAGTTCGATAAGTATAATCAAAGGGGATATTTATCGAACTAAAAAAGCCGCTCCATCTGCTGTGAAGCGGCTTTTTGCTGTAATAGTCCGTAGGGGAATCGAACCCGTGTTGCTAGAAAATCGACGGAGTACCCTACAACATAGCGCCCGGTCACTTCCGGATAACCAGGTGCGCCTGTGCCGGGTCATCCAGCAGCCGTTCAATTTCCGAGTGGATGATGTCCTGCACATCCTGCTTTACCTGTAGGTAGTTCCGCTTTACGGTTGTCTTATCCAGTTTCCGGAGCACGGGGACGTCTTTGTACCGGTCCTGTTCTTTTTTCAGCGCCTGGTGGTCGTTGAGGATCTCGCAGTGGAAGGCCTTCAGCGCCACCTGGCAGGCCGGGTCGTCGGCGACCATGCCCACGAACGTCCCGGCACTCAGGGATGCGATTTTGGAAGGAGGGACGGCGGCGTCCAGTTGCCGGGAGCGGCTGACAGAGGTGTCCCCGCTGTTGACCGAGTAGCTGGTCCGCTCCTGCAGGATCTTGCCAAACCGCTCGGAGAGCTGCCTGGCTGTGTCTCCCGACACCTGGCCGCTGATGATATTGCCCACAATGTTCATGATCACATCGGCCTGTTCCCGGCC from Pontibacter liquoris includes the following:
- a CDS encoding AraC family transcriptional regulator, translating into MTKDKLTPIHEYHLNRYQPDKPQFAIHDLSQYLNKNQRDTSKPHIHSYYQIIWFKRGTGKHFVDFRQYDVSDNAIFFISKNQVHYFDQKTDYAGILIHFNEAFLVQKDNKVDFFLKYNLFNNPYQLPSCSISQGIDHILDEYITQIRRELQNEESFGKEELIRIYLKAFLIQVQRRIHDFERNATAVPFTLDDKKIYLIKFVNLIDDNYTKGLTVAEYAQLLHISSRTLSDLTNHTLGKTPSQMIQERLILEAQRLLLHSNLNVNQIGYRLGFDDPSYFVKYFKKHTKLSPSDFRKSVS
- a CDS encoding flavin monoamine oxidase family protein, yielding MKTPEKIILIGGGLSGLTLAYLLAEKNVETLVLEASPRLGGRIQTVKGNLGTPMELGATWFAEKHCHLSTLIEELQLQKFPQFSKGLSLFQTKSFEPPQKFFVPEAEAPSYRLAGGTKTLTDALAQKLESKNIRLNARVIRIREADDTVTVETESGEVFKAAKVVLCLPPQLAASRIEFSPALPKHVQEILPTVQTWMAGAVKFTLEYAEPFWRMAGYSGMLYSHAGVIAEMYDHTNFEEDKYGFTGFLSSGAASYTQEVRKEFVLRQLDELLGEKALKPTAYFDKVWTDEFVLAGSPVIQRPHQNNGHPLLQKSYINEKLLFCGTETASEFAGYMEGAIQAARGVVERLCNH